The following DNA comes from Anopheles arabiensis isolate DONGOLA chromosome 3, AaraD3, whole genome shotgun sequence.
GTAGACCGGCAGTGGTAGTTGCCGCGGTGAGCGAagatcctcctccagctcaTCCATCAGCGCATCCTTGGTGGCCCGGGCGGCCATCGTAAAAATGGAGGTGGAGCGGGCACCGAAGCAAGGACAGCAGCCGGCAGGACAGCTCGGCGTGCTGGTGGTCGGTACGGGCGTCGTTGGAGTCGTTGGACTCGGCGTCATAGTCGTTGTGGTTGGGGTCGGCGTAGAGGTGGTTGGGTACGGAGAGGTTGGCAGGGTAGGACCACACGTTGGACAGGTTGTTTCTGGAACGGTGGGCGTCACCACCGGTGTGGAGGTGGTTGGGTACGGGGAAGTAGGCAGCGTAGGACCACACGTTGGACAGGTTGTTTCGGGAACGGTGGGTGTCACCATCGGTGTGGAGGTGGTTGGGAACGGGGAGGTAGGTAGGGTTGGGGCACACGTTGGGCACGTGGTTTCGGGCGTTGGCGTTGTGGGCATTGGCGTTGTTGGGAGCGTCGGAGCACAGGTCGGGCACGTGGTGTCCGGTGTCGATGTCGTCGGGAGTGGGGTGGTCGGCAGGGTTGGGGCGCAGGTTGGACACGTGGTGTCGGGTGTGGAAGTCGTCAGCTGCGGGGTGGTTGGCAGCGTCGGTTCCGGTGCGCACGTCGGACAGGTGGTGTCCGTGGGCAGGGGCGTGGTGTAGTCAATGTcaccgcaaacgacgggaatCTCTTGCTGCAGCTCACAGTCATCGCACTGATAGCACACCAATTGCGTGTGAACTAAAAGCAACCGCACGGATATCTGGTTTTAATGTCGCGATCTTCAGAATTGTAGGTCCTGCTACGTTACCTGTTCCCAGAAATAGCACCAAGAGTGCTCCTAACGTCACAATTCTAGTCATTTTTGGGCCACAAAATAGCACGCACTGTAACACTAAACAAATTGATTCAAACTGATGCTCATCTTCCCGCAAGACACTAGGTTATGTAGCGTTTGTCTTGTCTTATCGGGCTGGAATAGATAATGCTGGACACTCATCAAGGGACGATTTCTTCATCGTATGTAAATTATCGATAAGCGGGACCGACTATCATCTTCTCCCGGCCTGTCTCTGAATTCGTCTGAATTTCGTCGAATTTCTTGAATGGATCCGGTGATTCCTCATTTGTCTGAGATAATGTCCAAACTTAATGCGAATCTTGTGATGACGAGCTGGCGGGGATTTTTCCCGGGACAAATCGATCGATCCAAAACAGTTTGATGGGTAAGACAGTTCCGGTCAACACATCTACATTGTCCAATTGGAGGTCTTAAAGACTTGGAGGACTCCAAGTACATGTGAGTGACAGGATTAAGCATTAATTACGCCCTATTAATGTACCATTACTTCAGCACCCTTTCCAAATTCAATTAGCAGATCATCTTCGCTAATGATCTTTGCCGGTGACCCGGTGTACAGCAATGTTGGGTAAAAATATCGATCACTTTCACCTACCGAGCACGGGCCCGGAGACCGACCAATTATAAAATACTTTACCCTCTGCGTCAGCTGATCTTTCATGTGCCCGGGCTCTGGATCTGGCTTGGCCTGTCGTTCGCAAGACAGACAGTCACCGGGACATGGCAGATTACCGCATCCAccacgctgtgtgtgtgtgtgtgatgcagcGGGAAATTCAATTATCGTTCATTTCTAAAGTACCACGTGATAAATTACCGTTTCCTGACATCCACgtcgctgtgctgtgctgtcgGTGTGGGAACGTCGAGCTCCCAATCCGGGCTCTCTGTTCTCTCCGGTTCCGCGATTACCATCCGTTTCCATTTGTCCATTCCCACTCGCAGGCACCGCTTTTCCTCAGCTCACCCAGTGCATGACAACTGATTACAATTGCTGAAAGTCCATTACCTTGACGCCCGGCCCACGGGGCCGTCCGCTGACAGTACTACGGCGCTCCAGTTCGCGTGCCGCCTTCGCCGGGCGAATTACGATCATAATGTTCCGGCTGATTCCGGCGGTGCGACAACCACCATCGCACAGACGGCAGGGCAGGGCAAGTAGGTGCAGCTTTAGGGGAGGCGGTAGTAGTAGGACTACCGTAGGAGACTGGGAGCCGACCCTTATTCATCTGTCGACTATCAGCCGTACCCGATGCCGCGGCGGAAGTGCTGATGTTGGCGGGATAAGCGTCACCGGGTAAAGCACGGGCACAGAACGCAAATCTACCGCAGCAGATCTTGGGCTTTCCCGGAACAAAAGGGAAAGTGTAGCACCGTTACAGCCAGCGCCAGCGGTGCTGTGTCCATTGTGGAAAACGACCCGGCAGTAGCAGATTTGTCCTACCATACCTCCCTTTCTCTCCATACGATCGCGCAGGGTGTGGATCGCGTTTTCAGgtgatttgttgtttaattttctttgcCAATGTTTTTTGCGCTGTTAGTAGGAAgatgtggctgctgctgctggtgctgctggactgaaaaagaaagtgtagcacaacgcaacaacaacaacgtaGGTCTGCCTGTAAGTGCCGTTTTATGAAGCGGGTCCATCGTTTTTTCTCAATAACGCCCGTTTAGCAAAGCGCGATCTTGCGCTGAAGAAGATCCGCACACACGATCGCGCAAagcagaaaaagggaaaagcgtGCAACGCAAACGCACCGGTGGAAACTGGAGCTATTTAGCGTGAAGAATCCGCAACATCGATGATGCGAGATGGCTGCTGCGCTAACGAGGCATCActgcgccgccgccgccatcgtCTTTGTGTCCTCGCCTCGGTTTCGCTTTCGACACTTTCCATTAGGGGCTTAAGGGGGGGCTTAGGCAGCTTTCCTTCGGGTGGCACTTTTCCACCGGAGTGCATCACACTGCGGGCGCGTAGAACGATCGCCGATCAAAAGGcacgaaaatggaaaacaaatgcTGGCGGCTTCATACCAGGCAAGCGTGAAGATCGAGGGCGCGAAGGCGTCGTGACCTTCCATCGgtcatggtgtgtgtgtgtgttgtttgaacGGGGGATTTGCTTGAGCACCCCGCCAAAACGAATTACCAAATTGAAGTGGAAATCGATTATTTCACCAAAACCGAATGGGAGGGAGGAGATCTACAACCCTCAAACGCCTTCCAGCACGATCACACAACGGCAAGCATTACCGAACCGACATCGATCGAAATGGTCGCAATG
Coding sequences within:
- the LOC120900275 gene encoding salivary glue protein Sgs-3-like; its protein translation is MTRIVTLGALLVLFLGTVHTQLVCYQCDDCELQQEIPVVCGDIDYTTPLPTDTTCPTCAPEPTLPTTPQLTTSTPDTTCPTCAPTLPTTPLPTTSTPDTTCPTCAPTLPTTPMPTTPTPETTCPTCAPTLPTSPFPTTSTPMVTPTVPETTCPTCGPTLPTSPYPTTSTPVVTPTVPETTCPTCGPTLPTSPYPTTSTPTPTTTTMTPSPTTPTTPVPTTSTPSCPAGCCPCFGARSTSIFTMAARATKDALMDELEEDLRSPRQLPLPVYVCYTTERFVNNRRVISRGCTKRQQSLTDTCTMLSGGQAYDQCSLCSWQLCNR